Within Leptospira noumeaensis, the genomic segment AAGGGTTTACAATCCTTTCTAGTGAATAAGGAGATTCAAATTCCATAAGTGAATTGATTTATTGGTTCAGGTAAGGTGGAAACCTATAAAAAGGCAGGGCCACCCAGTCTTTCCATCGGATCTACAATTTGAGTGATTTGTACTCCGTAGTAATCATCTAGGATAATGAGTTTTCCTCGTCCAACAAGTTTGCCATTCGCTAAGATATCGAGTTCTTCCCCAATATTTTTATCTAATTCTACAACAGTTCCTTCTGTGAGTTGCAAAACATCCTTAATAAACATCGTTGTTCTTCCGAGTTCAATCGTTAGTTGGAGGGTAACATCTAAAAGTAAATTGAGGTTTGCGGTATTACTTCCTGGACTGGCTTGCGATTTGGAAGCGGATCTAGCAGGACCCGGAGTGGCACTTGGACCAAGAGCAGCAGCAATGTCAGCAAAAGAGGGACCATTGTCATCCCCACCACCACCTCCGACGAGGGCATCCAAATCATCCAGACCACCACCACCTCCGGAACC encodes:
- the fliN gene encoding flagellar motor switch protein FliN translates to MGEGSLSQEDIDALLGGFSGGGNSPAGGSGGGGGLDDLDALVGGGGGDDNGPSFADIAAALGPSATPGPARSASKSQASPGSNTANLNLLLDVTLQLTIELGRTTMFIKDVLQLTEGTVVELDKNIGEELDILANGKLVGRGKLIILDDYYGVQITQIVDPMERLGGPAFL